A window of Flavobacterium flavigenum contains these coding sequences:
- a CDS encoding C40 family peptidase, with the protein MKTTIPAVLFLLLTILFSSFTLKKDNKTQSDSVKKIQTEIERDSVISYAKQYLGTRYLYASSNPDKGFDCSGFVSYVFKNFGLTLPRSSGGYKNVGKTLKPDEFKVGDVLVFYGYKDKRVIGHVGIICEANGMQSKFIHASSGKAQKVTITGLDEEHYTKRFYKCVDVLSLE; encoded by the coding sequence ATGAAAACTACTATTCCCGCCGTGTTGTTTCTTTTGCTTACTATTTTATTTTCTTCTTTTACTTTAAAAAAAGACAACAAAACACAATCTGATTCAGTTAAAAAAATCCAGACTGAAATTGAACGGGATTCTGTCATTTCCTATGCAAAACAATATTTAGGAACACGATATTTGTATGCAAGCAGCAATCCAGACAAAGGATTTGACTGTTCGGGTTTTGTATCTTACGTTTTCAAAAATTTTGGTTTGACCTTACCAAGAAGTTCTGGTGGTTATAAAAATGTGGGCAAGACCTTAAAACCTGATGAATTTAAAGTTGGGGATGTATTAGTATTTTATGGTTATAAGGACAAAAGGGTAATAGGTCACGTTGGCATCATCTGTGAAGCCAATGGAATGCAATCGAAATTTATTCACGCTTCATCCGGAAAAGCACAAAAAGTTACCATCACCGGACTTGATGAAGAACACTATACCAAACGATTTTATAAATGCGTTGATGTTTTGTCTCTTGAATAA
- a CDS encoding sialate O-acetylesterase — MRNNIFKFVFFLISGTMMANVSLPNIFGDNMVLQRNSEVKIWGWANPKEEIKLVSSWNNQEYKVTANNQAQWELKIKTPEAGGPYTISIKGYNEVILKNILIGEVWVCSGQSNMEMSVSWGIDNGEEEAKNAMNPNIRFFTVPKLTATTPQNNLLGNWTESTPETMKYFSAVGYFFAKRLREDLKNVPIGLISSNWGGTPAEIWMPEEVVQNDPVLLENAKKLNEQEYGPRQPGRAYNAMISPFVGFKIAGTLWYQGESNVGSLVYDKTLGALITSWRKAWQDDFPFYFVQIAPFKNGSNNFSNVIVRDSQRKLLKEVNNTGMVVISDVSDTIDIHPKDKKSVGIRLANLALANTYKTNSNLVNGPLFKEIKIDKNKVIVSFDFAEGLYFKDKISKQFEVAGTDGTFYPAEASIKNNQVIVTSKKVPNPVKVRFAWGNTIQSDLFNKVNLPASCFISE, encoded by the coding sequence ATGAGAAATAATATTTTTAAGTTTGTTTTCTTTTTGATTTCCGGCACAATGATGGCAAACGTTTCCCTTCCGAATATTTTTGGCGATAATATGGTATTGCAGCGCAACTCCGAAGTGAAAATTTGGGGCTGGGCAAATCCAAAGGAGGAAATCAAATTAGTTTCCAGCTGGAACAATCAGGAATATAAAGTTACGGCAAACAATCAGGCGCAATGGGAACTCAAAATCAAAACGCCTGAAGCCGGTGGTCCTTATACGATTTCCATAAAAGGATATAATGAAGTAATTCTGAAAAATATTTTGATTGGTGAAGTATGGGTTTGCTCCGGACAATCCAACATGGAAATGTCGGTAAGCTGGGGAATTGATAATGGAGAAGAAGAAGCAAAAAATGCAATGAATCCTAATATTCGTTTTTTTACGGTTCCAAAATTAACCGCGACGACGCCTCAAAATAACTTACTGGGAAATTGGACAGAATCGACTCCGGAAACCATGAAATATTTTAGTGCGGTTGGCTATTTTTTTGCCAAGCGTTTACGTGAAGATTTAAAAAATGTGCCTATCGGATTGATTTCATCTAACTGGGGTGGAACTCCCGCTGAAATCTGGATGCCCGAAGAAGTGGTACAAAACGATCCTGTTTTATTGGAAAATGCCAAAAAACTGAACGAACAGGAATACGGTCCAAGACAACCCGGACGCGCTTACAATGCGATGATTTCTCCTTTTGTAGGTTTTAAAATTGCCGGAACACTTTGGTATCAGGGTGAGTCAAATGTTGGATCATTGGTTTATGATAAAACTTTAGGAGCTTTAATTACTTCGTGGCGAAAAGCCTGGCAGGATGATTTTCCGTTTTATTTTGTACAGATTGCCCCTTTTAAAAACGGCAGTAACAATTTCTCCAATGTTATTGTAAGAGATTCCCAAAGAAAATTACTTAAAGAGGTAAACAACACCGGAATGGTTGTAATTAGCGACGTTTCAGATACTATTGATATTCATCCAAAGGATAAAAAATCGGTTGGAATTCGTCTGGCAAATTTAGCTCTGGCAAATACGTATAAAACCAATTCTAATTTGGTTAACGGACCGCTTTTTAAGGAAATCAAAATTGATAAAAATAAGGTTATTGTCTCTTTTGATTTTGCTGAAGGATTATATTTTAAAGATAAAATCTCAAAACAATTTGAAGTTGCGGGAACAGACGGCACTTTTTATCCTGCTGAAGCTTCGATAAAAAACAATCAGGTAATTGTAACGAGTAAAAAAGTACCAAATCCTGTAAAAGTGAGATTTGCGTGGGGAAATACGATTCAGTCTGATTTGTTTAATAAAGTGAATTTACCGGCTTCTTGTTTTATTTCGGAGTAA
- a CDS encoding SGNH/GDSL hydrolase family protein, which produces MFIKKIPHLILFLLISVMSISQTKVKTFLYAGRVDVLEDNKAVLIGTAASVSFNFSGEKCAVLLQSIDSWEHHNYVVLELDGQYMGKVRVEKGPVQSFEIKVSSKQKVHTLTIYKGTEATMGNVLFAGTTAKLMTITAVKKKKIEFIGDSITSGAANDPTTIPCDQGEYFDHHNGFYAYGPILSRTIDADYLLSSVSGIGIYRNWNDERPEVPIMPAVYENLYLTKDSSKPKYDFAFQPEIISIALGTNDFSNGDGKKERLPFDPEKYVSNYVNFIKMLYKNNPNAQLVLTNSPMVNGEKAVVFENCLNKIKSEFDADKTHKPILIFKFKPMTPSGCSGHPNIEEHKIMAAEYGPFLKKLLNEK; this is translated from the coding sequence ATGTTTATCAAAAAAATACCTCATTTAATTTTGTTTTTGCTGATTTCCGTAATGTCGATTTCGCAAACTAAAGTAAAAACCTTTTTATATGCCGGAAGGGTAGATGTACTGGAGGATAATAAAGCTGTTTTAATTGGAACTGCAGCTTCGGTATCGTTTAATTTTTCAGGGGAAAAATGTGCTGTTTTACTCCAAAGTATTGATTCGTGGGAACATCATAATTATGTGGTGTTAGAACTTGATGGGCAGTATATGGGAAAAGTGAGAGTTGAAAAAGGACCAGTTCAGTCTTTTGAAATAAAGGTTTCTTCTAAACAAAAAGTGCATACTCTAACTATTTATAAAGGAACGGAAGCCACAATGGGCAATGTGTTATTTGCCGGAACTACAGCCAAATTAATGACTATAACTGCTGTAAAGAAAAAGAAAATAGAGTTTATTGGAGATTCAATCACCAGTGGAGCAGCAAATGATCCAACCACAATTCCGTGTGATCAGGGCGAATATTTTGACCACCACAATGGATTTTATGCCTACGGACCCATCTTGTCCAGAACTATTGATGCCGATTATTTATTGAGTTCCGTTTCCGGAATCGGAATTTATCGTAACTGGAATGACGAGAGGCCTGAAGTTCCGATTATGCCGGCAGTTTATGAAAATTTATATCTGACAAAAGACAGTTCCAAACCTAAATATGATTTTGCTTTTCAGCCTGAAATTATCAGTATTGCCTTAGGAACCAATGATTTTTCGAATGGCGATGGTAAAAAAGAGCGCCTGCCTTTTGATCCTGAAAAGTATGTTTCGAATTATGTCAATTTTATAAAAATGCTTTATAAAAATAATCCGAATGCGCAATTGGTTTTGACAAATAGTCCAATGGTAAATGGAGAAAAAGCAGTAGTTTTTGAAAATTGCCTGAATAAAATAAAATCCGAATTTGATGCAGATAAAACACACAAACCAATTTTGATTTTCAAATTTAAACCGATGACACCAAGCGGTTGCTCAGGTCATCCTAATATTGAAGAACACAAAATTATGGCTGCTGAATATGGACCATTTTTAAAAAAGCTGCTAAATGAGAAATAA
- a CDS encoding aldo/keto reductase: MRYNRCGKSGLLLPEISLGLWHNFGSVDNFENAESIAVEAFDKGITHFDLANNYGPVPGSAETNFGKILWHNFQGNLRDEIIISTKAGYTMWDGPYGDWGSRKYLLSSLDQSLKRMKIDYVDIFYSHRPDPETPIEETMMALDYAVRSGKALYVGISNYSAEQTRVAVDVLKQLGTPCLIHQAKYSMLVRWVEEGLLDVLEEKGVGCIAFSPLAQGLLTDKYLNGIPENSRAHNPNGHLKEEEVTPERIQKLIQLNEIAQNRNQSLAQMALAWLQKDKRITSVLIGASSVRQLNNNIDCLQNLDFTPDELNAIEKILS; encoded by the coding sequence ATGAGATACAACAGATGTGGAAAAAGCGGATTGCTATTACCTGAAATTTCTTTAGGATTATGGCATAATTTCGGATCCGTAGATAATTTTGAAAATGCTGAAAGTATTGCTGTAGAAGCATTTGATAAAGGAATTACGCATTTTGATTTGGCTAACAACTATGGTCCGGTTCCAGGTTCGGCAGAAACCAATTTTGGTAAAATACTTTGGCATAATTTTCAGGGAAATTTGCGTGATGAAATCATTATTTCTACAAAAGCAGGTTACACGATGTGGGATGGACCTTATGGTGACTGGGGTTCCCGTAAATATCTTTTATCCAGTTTAGATCAAAGTTTGAAGAGAATGAAGATTGATTATGTAGATATTTTTTACTCACACCGTCCGGATCCTGAAACTCCAATTGAAGAAACGATGATGGCACTTGATTACGCTGTTCGAAGCGGCAAAGCATTATATGTTGGAATCAGTAATTATTCTGCAGAGCAGACCCGAGTGGCTGTTGATGTTTTGAAACAATTAGGAACACCATGTTTGATTCATCAGGCTAAATACTCCATGCTGGTACGCTGGGTTGAAGAAGGTTTACTGGATGTTTTAGAAGAAAAAGGAGTTGGCTGTATTGCCTTTTCGCCTTTGGCACAAGGCCTTTTGACAGATAAATATCTAAACGGAATTCCTGAAAATTCAAGAGCTCACAATCCAAACGGACATTTAAAAGAAGAGGAAGTTACGCCGGAAAGAATTCAGAAATTGATTCAATTGAATGAAATTGCTCAAAACCGCAATCAGTCTTTAGCACAAATGGCATTGGCCTGGCTGCAAAAAGACAAAAGAATTACTTCGGTATTGATTGGTGCGAGTTCAGTAAGACAATTAAATAACAATATTGATTGTTTGCAGAATTTGGATTTCACTCCTGATGAGTTGAATGCGATTGAGAAGATTTTATCATAG
- the bglX gene encoding beta-glucosidase BglX, with the protein MKNKKILIIGVFTLFTAGNMNAQKKPYLDKNKTTEQRIDLLLPLMTLEEKVGQMNQYNGFWDVTGPAPKGGNAELKYEHLRKGWVGSMLTVRGVKEVRAVQKIAVEETRLGIPLIIGFDVIHGYKTLSPIPLAEAASWDLEAIKKSAAIAADEASASGINWTFGPNVDISNDARWGRVMEGAGEDPYLGSKIAVARVTGFQGNSKEDLGKINTIAACAKHFAAYGYVESGRDYNLVDISNSKLFNTVLPPFEAATKAGVRTFMNSFNLVNGIPATGNVFLQRDILKGKWKFDGFVVSDWASVREMIPHGYAKDGEDATLKAVTAGSDMDMESHLYVAELAKLVKEGKVKEALVDDAVRRILRVKFELGLFDDPYKYCDEKREKATIGNKANNDGVLDMAKKSIVLLKNDKNLLPLKKSGEKIALIGALANDKNSPLGSWRIAADDNTAVSVLEGMQQYKDNQLVFEKGADLIVGKATFLDEVVFNTTDKSGFEAAKTAAKNADVVVMVLGEHGFQSGEGRSRTNLDLPGLQQQLLEEIYKVNSNIVLVLNNGRPLTIPWAAEHVPAIVEAWHLGTQTGNAVAQVLYGDYNPSGKLPISFPRNVGQVPIYYNNYSTGRPVNADKNVFWSHFSDVEKTPQFPFGFGLSYTTFDYKNLKVNKSNFTKGEAVQVSVEVTNTGNYDGKEVVQLYIHDDFASIARPVEELKGFELVNLKKGETKTVTFTLTDKELGFYDNNGNYLVEPGTFKLKVGGSSDKGLESGFEIKE; encoded by the coding sequence ATGAAAAATAAAAAAATACTAATTATTGGGGTTTTTACCCTGTTTACTGCTGGAAATATGAACGCACAGAAGAAACCGTATCTGGATAAAAATAAAACAACTGAACAACGCATTGATTTGCTTTTGCCATTGATGACTCTCGAAGAAAAAGTAGGTCAGATGAATCAGTATAACGGTTTTTGGGACGTGACCGGTCCGGCTCCAAAAGGCGGAAATGCCGAGTTGAAATACGAACATCTGAGAAAAGGATGGGTGGGAAGTATGTTAACCGTTCGCGGAGTGAAAGAAGTTCGGGCAGTTCAGAAAATTGCTGTCGAAGAAACCCGTTTGGGGATTCCGCTGATTATTGGTTTTGATGTGATTCATGGTTACAAAACGTTGAGTCCGATTCCGTTGGCAGAAGCGGCAAGCTGGGATTTGGAAGCTATAAAAAAATCGGCAGCGATTGCGGCAGACGAAGCTTCGGCATCCGGAATTAACTGGACTTTTGGACCAAATGTAGATATTTCAAACGATGCGAGATGGGGACGTGTGATGGAAGGCGCGGGAGAAGATCCGTACCTCGGAAGTAAAATTGCGGTGGCGAGAGTAACAGGTTTTCAGGGGAATTCGAAAGAAGATCTGGGAAAAATCAATACCATTGCAGCTTGTGCGAAACACTTTGCTGCTTATGGATATGTAGAATCGGGACGAGATTATAATTTGGTTGATATTAGTAATTCAAAATTATTCAATACCGTTTTGCCACCTTTTGAAGCAGCAACAAAAGCCGGTGTGAGAACCTTTATGAACTCGTTTAATCTGGTAAACGGAATTCCGGCAACCGGAAATGTTTTTCTGCAAAGAGATATTCTGAAAGGCAAATGGAAATTTGATGGTTTTGTGGTTTCAGATTGGGCTTCGGTTCGTGAAATGATTCCACATGGATACGCGAAAGATGGCGAAGATGCAACATTAAAAGCGGTTACAGCAGGTTCTGATATGGATATGGAATCACATTTATATGTTGCCGAATTAGCCAAGTTAGTGAAAGAAGGAAAAGTTAAGGAAGCTTTAGTTGATGATGCTGTGAGAAGAATTTTGCGTGTGAAATTTGAGTTGGGATTATTTGATGATCCTTACAAATACTGTGATGAAAAACGTGAAAAAGCAACTATCGGAAATAAAGCCAATAATGATGGTGTTCTGGATATGGCGAAGAAGTCAATTGTTTTATTAAAGAATGATAAAAATCTGCTTCCGCTAAAGAAATCCGGGGAAAAAATTGCTTTGATCGGAGCTTTAGCAAATGATAAAAACAGTCCGTTGGGAAGCTGGAGAATTGCTGCTGATGATAATACTGCCGTTTCTGTTTTGGAAGGAATGCAGCAATACAAAGACAATCAGCTGGTTTTTGAAAAAGGAGCTGATTTGATTGTTGGGAAAGCGACTTTTTTGGATGAGGTCGTTTTTAACACAACAGACAAAAGCGGATTCGAAGCAGCAAAAACAGCAGCTAAAAATGCAGATGTTGTGGTGATGGTTTTAGGAGAACACGGTTTCCAGAGCGGGGAAGGACGCAGTAGAACCAATCTCGATTTGCCGGGATTGCAACAGCAATTACTGGAAGAAATTTATAAAGTGAATTCAAATATCGTTTTGGTTTTAAACAATGGTCGTCCGTTAACTATTCCGTGGGCAGCAGAACATGTTCCGGCAATTGTAGAAGCATGGCATTTAGGAACTCAAACAGGCAATGCAGTAGCGCAGGTTTTATACGGAGATTATAATCCAAGCGGGAAACTGCCAATTTCTTTCCCGAGAAATGTAGGGCAGGTACCAATTTACTACAATAATTACAGTACAGGAAGACCTGTAAATGCTGATAAAAACGTGTTTTGGTCACACTTTTCAGATGTGGAAAAAACACCTCAGTTTCCTTTCGGCTTCGGATTGAGTTATACCACTTTCGATTACAAAAATCTGAAAGTAAATAAATCAAATTTTACTAAAGGAGAAGCTGTTCAGGTCAGTGTTGAGGTTACGAACACAGGAAATTATGACGGAAAAGAAGTGGTTCAATTGTATATTCACGATGATTTTGCTAGTATTGCCAGACCAGTAGAAGAATTAAAAGGTTTTGAATTAGTGAATTTGAAAAAAGGAGAAACTAAAACGGTAACTTTTACTTTGACAGATAAGGAACTTGGTTTTTATGATAACAACGGAAATTATTTGGTTGAACCGGGGACATTTAAACTTAAAGTTGGTGGAAGCTCTGATAAAGGTTTGGAAAGTGGTTTTGAGATAAAGGAATAA